The region TCTTGCGGTCACGTTCGGCCGGTAGCCGAGTGCCACAATCGCCTCATTCACCTTTTCGCGCAGCGATGGCTTGACTGCGGCCTCGCCCGCCAGAACACGCGAAACAGTGCCGACGGATACACCCGCACGCTCCGCAACATCTTTGACTGTGGGCATCTTGGACATACTGCCGGTCCCGTCACTATTTGACTGCGCCTGCGGTCATGCCGGCAATGATATGCTTTTCCAGCAGAACACCGACGAAGACCAAGGGAAGAATGCCGGCAGTGGAAAGTGCCGCCATGGACCACCAGTTGATGCCCTGGCTGCCGGTCTGGCTGGCAATCATCACGGGCAGGGTATTGGTGTGGGTGGAAGTCAGGAGTGCCGCAAAGAAGTACTCGTTCCAGCAGAGTATCAGCGCCAGAATGAATGCGGCCACCATTCCCGGAAGGATCAGGGGCACGACGATGCGCAAGAAGGCGCCCCAGATTGACAGGCCGTCGACGAGCGCAGCCTCCTCGAGTTCCACCGGCACGGTCGCGAACTGATCGCGCATGATCCAAACGACGATCGGCAGGACCATCAGCGTATAAACCGCGATCATGCCCGAATAGGTGTCGAGAAGCGCAAGCTCCTTGTAGAGAACCAGAAAAGGCAGTGCGAGAACGACCGGCGGCATGATCAGCTGCGACAGGAAGAAGAATGAAATATCGGAATTGCGCATAAAGCCGAACTTGTAGGAGAAGCGGCTGAGGCCATAGGCCGCGAGAGTTCCCAGGACCACCGCGAAGGTGGACGCGGACACCGAAATGATCGAACTGTTCCAGAGCCTGCGCATGAATTCTTCGCGCACGGTGGAAGTTTCAAAAATGGTGTCGGGAGAAAGCCCAAGCGAACGCCAGCCGAGCCAGCTGGGTTCGAAATTGAACCACGGCACCAGGTTGCCACGCATCACGTCGGCCGCGGTCTTGAACGAGGTGGAAACCGTCCAGAAAAGCGGGAAGATGCAGACGATCGCCCAGGTGATGAGCAGGCCGTAGACGACGAAACGCATCGCCCACCAGCGCATGCATTGACCGCGACCGTATTTGTCGAAATCGATCGAAACCATCAGAGCCTTCCTGTCATCCGCCTTACGATGCGGTCGGAGATCTTCATGAGCACGGTCATGCCCAGAACAATAACCACCAGATATACAATCGCGAGCAGGGTGCCGTATCCGACATTGGAGCGGTCGCGGTATTCCCGGTAGATGAAGCTGGTGACCGAATCCGTTGCGCCGCCGGGACCACCGGCCGTGACCGTAATGATGATGTCCGCCAGTTTGAGCTTGAAGATGATCCGGATCATGATCGCCGTGACGGAAACCGGCAGCATGAGCGGGAAGATGACCTGCCAGAAACGTTGCCATTTCGTGGCACCATCCACCTCCGCAGCTTCCAGCACTTCCTTGGACATGGACTGCAGCCCGGCGAGAAGCATGATCATCATGAAGGGAATGAACGTCCAGGCATCCATGATCATGACGGAGAGCTTTGCCGTCAGGGGATCGCCGAAGAACGATGGGTTTTCCCAGCCGAGCCAGCGGGCAAACCGTGCGATCGGGCCGAAACGGGGTTCAAGCATCGATTTTCCGACCATCCAGCTCACGGCCACCGGCGAGAGCATCAATGGCACAAGAAAGGTCACGCGCCAGAATTTGCGGGCAACGATCTGCTGGTTCAAGAGCAAAGCCAGTCCGAAGGCGATCGCGTACTCAACCGCAATGGCCAGGCAATAAAGTATCATGTTGACGAGGGCGTTGGCGTAGAACGGATCCGTGATCA is a window of Roseibium salinum DNA encoding:
- a CDS encoding carbohydrate ABC transporter permease, with amino-acid sequence MVSIDFDKYGRGQCMRWWAMRFVVYGLLITWAIVCIFPLFWTVSTSFKTAADVMRGNLVPWFNFEPSWLGWRSLGLSPDTIFETSTVREEFMRRLWNSSIISVSASTFAVVLGTLAAYGLSRFSYKFGFMRNSDISFFFLSQLIMPPVVLALPFLVLYKELALLDTYSGMIAVYTLMVLPIVVWIMRDQFATVPVELEEAALVDGLSIWGAFLRIVVPLILPGMVAAFILALILCWNEYFFAALLTSTHTNTLPVMIASQTGSQGINWWSMAALSTAGILPLVFVGVLLEKHIIAGMTAGAVK
- a CDS encoding carbohydrate ABC transporter permease; the encoded protein is MSTVEGDLLHTVETGSISASRSFWARLALWLSAAWFLFSFALQASHDLGWIAVGFENWRPILYAYFLWATVLCVTRVVIYGEAGKKALFVLPAALFVVSMVVFPLLFALWIGFSDWNLASLTGRRFNGLDNLRRMITDPFYANALVNMILYCLAIAVEYAIAFGLALLLNQQIVARKFWRVTFLVPLMLSPVAVSWMVGKSMLEPRFGPIARFARWLGWENPSFFGDPLTAKLSVMIMDAWTFIPFMMIMLLAGLQSMSKEVLEAAEVDGATKWQRFWQVIFPLMLPVSVTAIMIRIIFKLKLADIIITVTAGGPGGATDSVTSFIYREYRDRSNVGYGTLLAIVYLVVIVLGMTVLMKISDRIVRRMTGRL